CGTTGATCGAGACGGTCCTAGCGGCGTTGCTCACCCTCATCCTGGTCAACGAGCTGGACCGGGCGGAGAACTGGTGCGAGCGGCTGTCCTCGGACTTCCGCAGGCGTGGCCTGATCTCCCTCACCGCGGTCGTGGCTGCGGTGCGCGCCGATGTGTCGCTGCGCAGGGGCCGCGCGTCGGTGGCCGTCCGCGAGGCGGGTATGGCGCTGTCCATGATGTCGCGGGCCAGTTGGGGGGTGGTCATCGGTTATCCCCTCGGCACGCTGATCGCCGCGCGCATCGACACCGGGATGCTCGACGAGGCCGAGAACCTGCTGCGCAGGCCGCTGCCGCCGGAGCTGCTCGATTCCACCTTCGGACTGCCCTACCGGTATGCGCGGGGCAGGCACGCGTTGGCCAGTGGCCGCCCGTATGCGGCCATCGAGGACTTCCGCCACTGTGGGGCGGTGATGGCGAGCTGGGGCGTCGAACTGTCCACCCTGGTGCCGTGGCGGATCGGTCTGGCCCGGGCGTACGCCGCGTTGGCCCGCGCCGACGATGCCCGTTCGACCTTGGAAGACCAGGTCAAACAGGCCACCGGTCGGTCGGCGTTCCTCGGGGCTGTCGCGCTGCGACTGTTGAGCAGCCTCGACGAGGCCGACCAGTGCCTTCCGCTGTTGCAGCGGGCCGTCGGCGTGCTGGAGAACTCCGGCCACGACCGGGAGTTCGCCCTGGCATTGGCCCAGCTGAGCAACGAGCACTATGCCCGCGGCGACTCCAAGCACTCCCGCACGGTGGCGCGCCGGGCCATGGAGGTGGCGCGCTCCTGCGAGTGTGAGGCCGAGACCCGGGAACTGTTGTTGGGTGGGGAGCAGTTCGATGTCGCCGACCTGCTGGGCGAGAACGACGACCACTATCCGGAGCTGACCGATGCCGAGGGCAGGGTGGCGCGGCTGGCGGTGAACGGCCTGACCAACCGGGAGATCGGCCAGCGCCTCTACCTGTCGACGAGCACGGTGGAACAGCACCTCACCAAGATCTTCCGGAAGTTCAACGTCACCCGACGCACCGACCTCATCGGGATGCTGCGGGCCGAACCGAGCAACGCGGTCCCCGCCGCTCGCCTGCCGATGTCGCCCCTGACCAGCCCCCAGAAAACACCGGGCAACCCCCCGAACAACGCCGAATACCCTGCCGCTGCCGATACCATCAATGTCCTATTGCATTAGCCGTGGCCGGATCCGTGTCGATCAGAATGGGTGATCAAGCCGCTCGTTGATTTTTTCACCGACCCTTCCGTCTCGATCGAATGAAGGGGCGGTTCGCGCTGGCCGCCGAATCATGTGGCGACCGTCGATTCGGCGTTGCTGAAATGAGGGAAACGGTCGGAGGTTTCGAGTATTCCAACTGAACTTCGACGGCATATTCAACGAAGTTCGATCGTGCTACCGTGGCGCTATATTCGAGCGCCGGACGTTGCTGCTCGAAATTTCCCGCCAGTTCCCCGACAACCAAGGGAGAGAACTGCCGTGGTCACAACGAATCCATCCTCGGACAGTCTGCAGGACGTGAACGGGATGTCCGAGGTAATCGACCGGTTGATCGTGGAGAACACCGGATCCGATCACAGTAGCGCGGAGGCCGCCGAGGCGAAGCGTGTGGTCTCCACCGTGTACGACCTGCTCGCCAGCACCTGGAAGCTGGTCGAGATGTGGAACTGGGGATACGACGACGCCCAGTTGCACCAGGAGATCGAGAAGCGCATCCCCGGGTTCTCCCGGTTCGGCACCGACGGTTTCTCGGAGGCGCTGTACTACTACACGTTGCGACAGGTTCCGACCGAACTCACCGATTACCACGGAAAGCGGATTCTCGAGGTCGGCAGTGGAATCGGCGGGGGTCTGAACTTCCTCTCCCGGGTGGCGGATGGGGCGGAGCTGTCCGGAGTGGACCTGTCGAAAACGGCGGTCGCTCGAGCGAATGCGCGACACTTCCGCCCCAACAAACTTTCCTACACCAATGGTGACGCCGAGGACATTCCGTTCGAGGACGGCACCTTCGATGTGGTGATCAATCTGGAGAGTTGCCACAACTATCCGCATCTGGACAAATTCTTCTCCGAGGTATCGCGGGTGCTCAAGCCCGGCGGCCACTTCTCCGCGGTCGACCTGTTCAACGACCAACACCTGGCGAACTTCAAGCAGGCGCAGTCCACCAACGCCCAGCTGAAGTGGTTGAGCGAGACCGACATATCGCCGCAGGTCATCAGCGCGGTCAACAAGCGGATGGTGAAGGGCAGCTACCTGCAGGAGACGTTCTCCAAGCAGAAGGGCCCGTTGCTGCAGCAGCTCATCAGCAGGCCCTGCTGGACTGCGGCGTTCGGTGCGCTGTTCAGCGGCGACGCCAGTACCTCCCCGGTGGCGAAGTGGGCGCGCAAGGTAGGCGGGCTGTCCAGCATGGACAAGGCGCCGATCCGCATCTACCGACACAATCTGGCGACTCGCGTGGTGTGACGCGATCGATCCCGAAACCCGTCGCTGCCGAACTCGATGGTTTGTCTCCTCGTGGACCGCGAGTTCGGCGGCGATGTCGTCGGCAACCGCCACCCGCGTGTTCTCCCGCTGAAGTAACCGAATTCGGTGTGCCCACACGAATGCGTGGCCCCGCCCCGGAATAATCGCTGAGATGGCGGCTTGCTTTACCGTCGGTAAAGTCATGGCTTGCCGATGATCACTGAATCGGTGGTTTCTCGGTACCCGTCCAATCACCTATCCAGGGCGCCATCGCGAGTGGCGATACCCGGGGTGAGCACCTCGCACCCTCGGGCGACTCGGGCATGGTTGGTGATTCACCTACCAAAACATCGAAACGTCAAAAAGAAACCGCCGCTGCCGGCTCGCGGTCTCGACGCAGGCAGATCGCGCCACCGCGCCACATCCGGAATCGACGCCGTCGGCAGCGCACCGGCCAGAGCCGATGCGCTGCCGGGCCGATCCGGGCAGGTGACGCGGTCCGGGACACCGAGCAGCGCAGTCCGACGCCCGCCGACGTTCATGGCGCACCGGCCCGGTCCCCGGTGTGCGATCAACGTCGGTGCAGCACCGCCAGGCCGCCCTTGGCGGGAGCCACCGAGATGCCGTGGTCGGGGTGGTGTTCCCCCGGTTCCAAGGTCGGTACGAGGGTGAAGTCACGGAGCATGGTGCGCAGCACGACGTTCATCTGCATCGTGGCGAACGCGGCGCCGATGCACCGGCGGACGCCGCCACCGAAGGGAATCCAACTCGGATCGGGGCGTGCGCCGACGAACCGGTCGGGGTCGAAGACCTCGGGGCGGGGGAACAGCGACTCGTTCTCGTGGAGCAGGGAGATGCAGGCGGTGGCCACGGTGCCGCGCGGCAGCGTCCACCGGCCGATCCGCAGCGATTCCGCGCGGACCTGCCGGGCGGTCATCTCGACGACGGGGCGGATGCGCTGCACCTCGATCAGGGTGGCCTCGCGGAGTTCGCTGCCGCCCTCCTCGTCCTCGGTGACAAGCCTGCGCACCAGCTCGGGGTGGCGGCGGAGCCGTTCCACGGCCCAGGCCAGGGTTCTGGCGGTGTTCTCCTGCCCGGCTGCAAGCAGCGTCAACAGCTGGTCGGCGATCTCGCTGCGGCGCATGGGGGAGCCGTCGTCATATCGGGACTGGATGAGGATGGCGAGCACGTCGTCGCGTTCGGTGAGCTTGGGGTCCGCGCCTGCCTGGTCGATGAGCCGGTCGATGATCGCGTCGTACTGCGCTCGGTAACGGTCGAACCGAGCGCCCGGACCGCGGCCGCCGAGATCCACGCGCGCGATGGGCAGCGAGGCGACGAACGCGCCGACCTTGAGCATGGGCGGCAGCATGGTGCGCAGTTCGTCGAGTTCGGCGCCGTCGGCTCCGAACACGGCGCGCAGGATGACGTTCATGCTCAGCCGCATGGTCGAGGGCAGCACCGGGAACGGCTTGCCCTCGGGCCAGGACGCGGCCTCCCGGCGGGTCTCCTGCTCGATCAGCGCCTCGTGCGCGCGCAGCCGACGCCCGTGGAAGGGCGGCGTGAGCAGCTTGCGCTGTCTGCGGTGCTCCTTGCCGGTGATCGAGAACAGCGAGCCCGGTCCCAGTACGAAACCCAGATTGCTGTCGGGGGTCTCCGCCTGTTCCGAGTTCGCCTGGAACAACTCCCGGACCTCGCCGGGATCGGAGAGCATCACCATCGGGCCCAGGATGTAGGAGCCGAAGGTGAACGCCGAACCGTAGCGGTCCCGCATCTTGCGCAGGGTGCCTCGGCGGGCGGCGGCGTAGGCGAGGGTCTGCACCATGCGCGGACTCGTCGGGCCGTCGGGTAACACCGCGTCCGGATGGATTCCCGTCGTCATCGCTGACCTCCGCTGGCGAGTTCGGCTGCGGGGGATTCCTCGCCGACCGCCCCGCCGTCCGATGCTCCGGTGGGCTGCGCGGGCACCGACAGGCCGGGAACACCGAGGTCGGGGATCGTCTTGATCGCCGCGAGCGCCGCGTCGATCGCACCCGACAGGGACTCGCCCTCGACGTCGAAATCGAGTTGCCCGACGGTGACGTCGGGATTGGTGGGCAGTGTCGTGGTCGAGGCCGTCGCCTCGCCCGAACCGGCTTGCCGCAGCTTCGTCAGCTCGTCGTCGGTGATTTCACGGCTGAGCGCCAGCGTGAATTTGTGGGCCACTACTTTCCACCTGCTCATTCTCGCCGATCGCCACGAATCCCGTCTGGTAGGAGAAACGCGGACATGGAAGATAAGGGCGACCGTATGCACGCCCCGGCGCACCGACAACGACACGGCGGCAGGGCTGGGGACCGGGCGGGACAAGTCGGGGGGTCGGCGGCTGCCGCACTGGCGGTGATCCGGGGCCTGCGGCAACGGGTTTGCGCCGGATGGCCCCTGGGCTTCTCGGATCTCGCCCTTCGCCGACGTTGAGTTGCGATGGCTCTGGACCATCGTCCTCGCACGGCCCGGCCCGCCTCGGCTGGCTGCGTCGCGGGGTGATCCGATCTGACATCTCCGCCACCGCCTGCCGGGGCGCGGCCCGGATGCCGACGATGCCGGACGAGGGCGGATGGCAGAAGGACCAGCGGTCGGGAACGTGGGGCGACTGCGGCGATCTGCTGCGGCCACTGGTCCGACCGGGGGAGCATCGTGGCTGGTTAGGGGGTTGAGTTAGGGGGTTCGACCGTAGCTAGCCTGGCCCGGACCTTGCGCCCACAACGGTGTTGCGCACGCTGCGGTGCGCGCCCTTCGACGTGGGCGGAACCGGTCCTCAGGGAGGCTTCGGTGCAGCAACTACTCCAAACGATCATGTCCGATGACGCCGAGCCAGACGACTTCGCGAACGTGGAGATCCCGGAGCACTATCGGGGCGTCGGTGTTCTGGCCGACGAGACCGAGATGTTCGTGGGCGTCGCGTCGGAGGAACGCAGTCCGGCGAAATCCCTGCACCTCCAGTCGGTGGCCACGCCGCAGCCGGGGCCCGGCGAGGTGTTGGTGGCGGTGATGGCCAGCAGCATCAACTACAACACCGTGTGGAGCGCGCTGTTCGAGCCGAGGCCCACCTTCAAGTTCCTCGCCCGCTACGCCCGCGAGATGCCCGAGGCGGCCCATCACGATCAGCCGTTCCACGTGGTGGGTTCCGATCTGTCGGGCGTCGTGCTGCGGACGGGCCCGGGGGTGCGTGGATTCCAGCCGGGGTCGCGGGTCGTGGCCCACTGTCTGTCCGTCGAGTTGTCCTCCTCAGACGGGCACAACGACACGATGCTCGATTCCGATCAGCGGATCTGGGGATACGAGACCAACTACGGGGGCCTGGCCGAGTTGGCGTTGGTCAAGGCCAATCAGCTGATGCCCAAGCCCGACCATCTGAGTTGGGAGGAGGCCGCTGCCTCGCAGCTGGTCAACTCGACGGCCTATCGGCAGCTCGTGTCGCGCAACGGGGCCGACATGAAGCAGGGCGACCTGGTGTTGATCTGGGGTGCGGCGGGTGGTCTGGGCTCGTATGCCACCCAGCTGGTGCTCAATGGCGGTGGCATCCCGGTGTGCGTGGTGTCCAGTCCGGGCAAGGCCGAGCTCGTTCGCTCGATGGGCGCCGAACTGGTCATCGACCGGTCGGCCGAGGGCTACCGCTTCTGGAAGGACCCCGACACCCCCGATCCGAGCGAGTGGCGGCGTTTCGGCAGCCAGATCCGCGAGCTGACCGGCGGCGAGGATCCCGACATCGTCTTCGAGCATCCGGGTCGGGAGACCTTCGGGGCGAGTGTGTACGTGGCGCGGCGCGGCGGCACGATCGTCACCTGCGCCTCCACTTCGGGCTACGAGCACACCTTCGACAACCGCTACCTGTGGATGCATCTCAAGCGCATCGTCGGGACGCACTTCGCCAACTATCGCGAGGCGTGGGAGGCGAATCGGCTCATCCGCCGGGGCATGGTTCATCCCACGTTGTCGCGGGTCTTCCCGCTGGCGGAGGCCGGGCTGGCCGCGGAGGCGGTGTATCGCAACACCCACAGCGGCAAGGTCGGCGTGCTCGGTCTGGCGCCCCGGGAGGGGCTCGGCGTCCGTGACCATGCCCTGCGCGAACGGGTCCTGCCGCAGTTGAACCGCTTCCGGGAGTCCCGTCTCGGGTCGTGATAGCCCGTGATCCGGCCGTCGCCGGTAGTCCCGCGACGCCTCGCTTCGAACTCACCCGCACATGACTGTTCGCCCAGCCGAAGGAGCATCTGTGTCCACCGAAGACATCGCCGGGACCGAGGAGCAGGTTGTCGGCCAGGAGCCGCAGGAGCCTGTCGTGTTCACCGCTCCGAAACCCGCCGAGCAGCTCCATGAGCTCGACTTCCTGCTCGGTGCGTTCCGCGCCGAGTACGCCGAGGTCAGCTTCGATCCGCCGAAGACGGGCGTCTCGTTCTGGACCACCGAGACGGCCATGGACGGCCACGTCTACGAGATGGTGCAGGACGTGCCGGGCCCGGGGATCCTCGCGCGTTGGACGTTCGGTTGGGACACCGTCGGGCAGAACTACTTCACCACCTACTACGACAACTGGGGCAACCACGGCTCCACGCGTTGCCAAGGGTGGGAGGACGGGAAGCTCAACTTCAGCGGCGAGTACTTCGCCTTCGGCAGCAAGTTCGTCTTCAACGAGCAGTTCACCATCGTGGACGCCGACCACTACCGCAAGGAGGGTTCGGTGAAGGAGGGCGACGACTGGCGGCTGCTGGACGTCATCGAGTGCTACCGGATCACCGACCCCGAAGCCTGATCTGCTGCGCGAGCGAAGGGACTGGCGATGTCGGTAGCTGCCCAGGGCCGTGGTGGCGCGGTCGCGGTGATCGGCGTGGCCTGCCGATTGCCCGGAGCGGACGGACCGGAGGCCTTCTGGTCGTTGCTGCGTGACGGCGTCGACGCCATCACCGACACGCCGGAGCAGCGCTGGGACCGCGAGTCCGACCCGGCGGGTGGCCGCCCACCGGGCACCGATCGGGGCGGCTACCTCGATCGGGTCGACGAGTTCGACGCCGCCTTCTTCGGGATCTCGCCGCGCGAGGCCGCCGCCACCGACCCGCAGCAGCGCCTGATGCTCGAACTGACCTGGGAGGCCTTCGAGGACGCGGGCATCCGGCCCGCCGAGCTGCGTGGCGGGCGGGTGGGTGTCTTCACCGGCGCGATCCGCGACGACTACGCCCTGTTGTTGCATCGGCGGGGTCTGTCGGCCGTCACTCCGCACAGCAACACCGGGGTGCAGCGCGGCATCATCGCCAACCGCGTGTCCCATGTGCTCGGGTTCGCCGGTCCCAGTCTCACGGTGGACACGGCGCAGTCCTCGTCGCTGGTGGCCGTGCATCTGGCGGTGGAGAGTCTGCGTCGAGGCGAGTGCAGCACCGCCGTGGCGGGTGGGGTGAACCTCAATCTGGCACCGCAGTCCTCGGTGGCGGGCGCCCGGTTCGGTGGTCTCTCCCCGAGTGGCCGCTGCGCCACCTTCGACGAGTCGGCCGACGGGTATGTGCGCGGCGAGGGTGGCGCGGTCGTGCTGCTCAAGTCGTTGGACCGCGCGTTGGCCGATGGCGACGACGTGTATGCCGTGATCCGGGGCAGCGCGGTCAACAACGACGGGGACACTGACACGCTCACCGCGCCGAGTCGGGCCGCGCAGGCCGAGGTGTTGCGGGAGGCGTATGCGGCGTCCGGGGTGGATCCCGCGGAGGTGCAGTACGTCGAACTGCACGGCACCGGGACCCCGATGGGTGATCCGGTGGAGGCCGCCGCCCTCGGCGAGGTCTTCGCCTCGGTCCGCGAGCCGGGTCGGGCCGTCGTGGTCGGTTCGGTCAAGACCAACATCGGACACCTCGAGGGTGCGGCGGGCATCGCCGGTCTACTCAAGACGGTGCTGGCGATTCGGCACGGCAGCATCCCCGCGAGTCTGAACTTCCATACTCCGAATCCCCGGATCGATCTCGACGGCCTCCGGCTGCGGGTGCAGACCGCGACCGGTGGCTGGACGGATCCCTCGACACCGCTCGTGGCGGGCGTCAGCTCGTTCGGCATGGGCGGCACCAACTGTCACGTCGTCCTCAGTGCGCCGCCCGAGTCGACGACGCAGGCCCCGACGGGGGGTGGTCGGGTCCCGGCGGCCGTTCCCCTGCTGCTGTCCGCGCGGACGCCTGCCGCGTTGGAAGGGCAGGCCGCCCGGCTGCGCGACGCGCTGGCCACGGGCGTGGATCGGCGCGATGCGGCGTTCTCGCTGGCGACCACCCGGACGCACTTCGCGCATCGAGCCGTGTTGCTGGGCGACGAACTCGCCACGGCGGTGCGGGGCGTGGCCGACCAGACGGGCGATCCGGTGTTCGTGTTTCCCGGCCAGGGTTCGCAGTGGGTCGGCATGGGCATCGAGTTGTGGGACAGCGAGCCGGTCTTCGCCGAGATGATGCAGCGCTGCGCCGAGGCGCTCGCCCCCCATGTGGACTGGTCGCTGCGTGCGGTGCTCGCCGATCCGGCGGCTCTGAGTCGCGACGACGTGGTGCAGCCCGCGTTGTGGGCGGTCATGCTCTCGCTCGTCGAGTTGTGGCGTTCGTATGGTGTTCGCCCGGCAGCGGTGGTCGGGCACAGTCAGGGTGAGATCGCCGCAGCCTGCGCGGCGGGCATCCTGTCGCTGGCCGAGGGCGCCATGGTGGTGGCCCGGCGCGGTCGGATCATGCGGGAGCTGGCCGGGATCGGCGGCATGCTCTCGATCGCCGCTCCGGTGGCCGAGGTGCGGCCGTTGCTCGACGACGAACTCGCGGTGGCCGTGCTCAACAGCCCGACCCAGACCGTGGTCAGCGGACCCTGGGAGCCGCTGGAGCGGTTGCGGGCCGCGTGTGGGCAACGGGACTGGCGCACCCGCACGGTGCCGATCGACTATGCCTCGCATTCCTCGGTGGTCGAGCAGATCGAGGAACGGCTCGTCGCCGAGCTCGACGGTCTGAACCCCGCCGACGGGGGGATCCCCCTGCATTCCACGGTGACCGGGCAGGTCGTCGACGGCCGCTCGCTCGACGGCGGCTACTGGTATCGCAATCTGCGTTCGACCGTGCTTTTCGGGCCGACCACCGCGTCGCTCGTGACGGCGGGCCATCGGGTGTTCGTCGAGGTGAGCACCCATCCGGTGTTGACGCTCGCGGTGCAGCAGGCCGGTGACGATCTCACCGTCACCGGCACGCTCGGCCGGGATCACGGTGGGTTGGATCGGTTCCTCGGTTCGGTGGCCGCGCTGCACGTGCGCGGGGTGGACGTCGACTGGACGGCCGCGTTCCGGGGCACCGGGGCGCGCACGGTCCGCCTTCCGACGTACGCCTTCGACCGTCGTCGTCACTGGTTGGCCGACGGCGACGGCCGCGCGACGCCCGCGAGTGCCCCACCGGTGCCGCAGGCCGCGCCGAGTGCCGAACCGGCACCGGTTGCGCAGGGTCTGCTGGAGTTGGTCCTCGGCCAGGCCGCTGCGGTGCTCGGCCATGCGGGCCCGGCCGAGGTCGATCCGTCCGCCACATTCCGCGACCAGGGCGTGGAATCGCACACCTCGGTGGAGCTGCGCAACCGGTTGACCTCGGTCACCGGTCTGCGGCTGCCGTCCTCACTGTTGTTCGACCATCCGACGCCGATTGCTCTCGCCGAGCACCTGCGTGCGCTGTCCGAGGCGCCGCAACCACGGCGGTCCGTGGCCGCCTCGGCGCCCGACACCGACGAGCCGATCGCCATCGTGGCCATGAGCTGCAGGCTGCCCGGCGGTGTGCACACTCCCGAGGCATTCTGGGAGCTGCTCGTCGAGGAACGCGACGCCACCGGCGACTTCCCGAGCGATCGAGGGTGGGATCTCGCCGCGCTGCGCGATGCCCAGCACGGCGAAGCGGGCACCAGCAGCACGGCGCGGGGCGGGTTCCTCGCCGACCCGGCCCGTTTCGACGCGGAGTTCTTCGGTATCTCGCCCCGCGAGGCCCTCGCCATGGATCCGCAGCAGCGGTTGCTGCTGGAGACCTCGTGGGAGGCGTTGGAACGCGGCGGCATCGTCCCGGGAGTTCTGCGCGGCTCGGACACCGGTGTCTTCGTGGGCGTCATGTACCACGATTACGCGGCCCGACTCGACCACACCGACGCGCCGATCGAGGGCTACGCGCTCACCGGCACCGCAGGCAGTGTGGCCTCGGGGCGGCTGGCCTACACCTATGGTCTGCACGGCCCGGCGATCACCGTGGACACGGCCTGTTCGTCGTCGCTGGTGGCCCTGCACCTGGCAGCCCAGTCGCTGCGCGCGGGGGAGTGCTCGTTGGCGCTTGCGGGCGGGGCGACGGTGCTGGCCACTCCCGGCATCTTCGTCGAGTTCAGCAGACAAAACGGGCTTTCGGCCGACGGTAGGTGCCGGTCCTTCGCCGAGGACGCCGACGGCACCGGGTGGAGTGAGGGCGCGGGCATGCTCGTGCTCGAACGGCTCTCCGATGCCCGCCGCAACGGCCATCCCGTTCTGGCGCTCGTGCGGGGCACGGCGGTGAACTCCGACGGCGCCTCCAATGGGCTCACCGCCCCGAACGGTCCCGCTCAGCAACGGGTGATCCGGGCGGCGTTGGACCGCTGTGGGTTGGCCGCGGCCGATGTGGATGTGGTCGAGGCGCATGGCACCGGGACGCGGCTCGGTGATCCGATCGAGGCCGAGGCCCTGCTGCGGACCTACGGCACGGATCGGGGCGGCGCGGAGCCGCTGTGGCTCGGTTCGGTGAAGTCGAATATCGGGCACACCCAGGCCGCGGCGGGCGTGGCGGGCGTCATCAAGATGGCGTTGGCGTTGGAACACGGCATCGTGCCCCGGACCTTGCACGCCGATGAGCCGTCCCGTCACATCGACTGGGACAGCGGGTCCGTGCGGCTCGCCTCCCGATCGGGGTCGTGGCCCGTCGCCGACCGGCCGCGCCGGGCCGGGGTGTCGTCGTTCGGTATCAGCGGAACCAATGCGCACGTCGTCATCGAGCAGGCCCCGCAGGCCACCCCGCTTCAGGCCGGGTCCACTCGGGTCGGTCCGGTGCCGTGGGTGTTGTCGGCGCGGACGCCCGAGGCGTTGCGGGCGTTGGCCCGGAGTCTCGCCGCCGCCCCGGCGGCCGACCCGGTCGAGGTCGGTCGTGCTCTCGCGTCGGCCCGCACCACCGATTTCGAGCATCGAGCCGTGCTCCTCGGTGACCATCTCGACGGGCTGCGTGCGCTCGACGCGGGCACACCCGGTCCGATCACCGGGACGGCTCGCGCCGGTCGGGTCGCGTTCGTGTTCTCCGGGCAGGGCAGCCAGCGCGTCGGCATGGGCCGGGAGCTGTATGTCGGCTATCCGGTGTTCGCGGCCGCTTTCGACGAGGTGTGCGCCGCGTTCGACGGCCTGCTGCCCCTGCCATTGCGCGAGGTCGTCTTCTCCGACGAGGCCGCACTCGACCGCACCGAGTTCACCCAGCCCGCGCTCTTCGCCGTGCAGGTGGCCCTCTACCGGCTCGTCACCTCGTGGGGGGTGACCCCGGATCTCCTGGCGGGTCATTCGATCGGCGAGATCGGGGCCGCCCACGTCGCCGGTGTCCTGAGCCTGGGCGATGCGTGCACGATGGTCGCCGCCCGGGGCAGGCTCATGCAGGGGTTGCCTTCGGGCGGGGCGATGGTGTC
This Actinoalloteichus hymeniacidonis DNA region includes the following protein-coding sequences:
- a CDS encoding DUF1579 domain-containing protein is translated as MSTEDIAGTEEQVVGQEPQEPVVFTAPKPAEQLHELDFLLGAFRAEYAEVSFDPPKTGVSFWTTETAMDGHVYEMVQDVPGPGILARWTFGWDTVGQNYFTTYYDNWGNHGSTRCQGWEDGKLNFSGEYFAFGSKFVFNEQFTIVDADHYRKEGSVKEGDDWRLLDVIECYRITDPEA
- a CDS encoding class I SAM-dependent methyltransferase, with the translated sequence MSEVIDRLIVENTGSDHSSAEAAEAKRVVSTVYDLLASTWKLVEMWNWGYDDAQLHQEIEKRIPGFSRFGTDGFSEALYYYTLRQVPTELTDYHGKRILEVGSGIGGGLNFLSRVADGAELSGVDLSKTAVARANARHFRPNKLSYTNGDAEDIPFEDGTFDVVINLESCHNYPHLDKFFSEVSRVLKPGGHFSAVDLFNDQHLANFKQAQSTNAQLKWLSETDISPQVISAVNKRMVKGSYLQETFSKQKGPLLQQLISRPCWTAAFGALFSGDASTSPVAKWARKVGGLSSMDKAPIRIYRHNLATRVV
- the ccrA gene encoding crotonyl-CoA carboxylase/reductase, translated to MSDDAEPDDFANVEIPEHYRGVGVLADETEMFVGVASEERSPAKSLHLQSVATPQPGPGEVLVAVMASSINYNTVWSALFEPRPTFKFLARYAREMPEAAHHDQPFHVVGSDLSGVVLRTGPGVRGFQPGSRVVAHCLSVELSSSDGHNDTMLDSDQRIWGYETNYGGLAELALVKANQLMPKPDHLSWEEAAASQLVNSTAYRQLVSRNGADMKQGDLVLIWGAAGGLGSYATQLVLNGGGIPVCVVSSPGKAELVRSMGAELVIDRSAEGYRFWKDPDTPDPSEWRRFGSQIRELTGGEDPDIVFEHPGRETFGASVYVARRGGTIVTCASTSGYEHTFDNRYLWMHLKRIVGTHFANYREAWEANRLIRRGMVHPTLSRVFPLAEAGLAAEAVYRNTHSGKVGVLGLAPREGLGVRDHALRERVLPQLNRFRESRLGS
- a CDS encoding cytochrome P450; translation: MTTGIHPDAVLPDGPTSPRMVQTLAYAAARRGTLRKMRDRYGSAFTFGSYILGPMVMLSDPGEVRELFQANSEQAETPDSNLGFVLGPGSLFSITGKEHRRQRKLLTPPFHGRRLRAHEALIEQETRREAASWPEGKPFPVLPSTMRLSMNVILRAVFGADGAELDELRTMLPPMLKVGAFVASLPIARVDLGGRGPGARFDRYRAQYDAIIDRLIDQAGADPKLTERDDVLAILIQSRYDDGSPMRRSEIADQLLTLLAAGQENTARTLAWAVERLRRHPELVRRLVTEDEEGGSELREATLIEVQRIRPVVEMTARQVRAESLRIGRWTLPRGTVATACISLLHENESLFPRPEVFDPDRFVGARPDPSWIPFGGGVRRCIGAAFATMQMNVVLRTMLRDFTLVPTLEPGEHHPDHGISVAPAKGGLAVLHRR